DNA sequence from the Malus domestica chromosome 11, GDT2T_hap1 genome:
ACTCTATGGTTTTGCTGATGCCGGAAGCATACACATGAACAAGGTATTGCAGTTTACTTTGGCAGAAGTAAGTCAGGCCATTTGTGTTTCTCATACAAGCAAGGAAAACACAGTGCTAAGGTCAGGTTTGCCACCTGAAAAGGTCTTTGTAATACCTAATGCAGTTGACACAGCTATGTTCAAGCCTGCACCCGAACGACTGAGTAGTCATGAAATTGTAATTGTTGTTATAAGTAGATTGGTTTACCGAAAGGGTGCAGATCTACTTGTTGAAGTAATTCCAGAAGTATGCCGTTTATATCCCAATGTGAGTATTTTAACATGGCATTAGATGAAATATTGCATTTCTAATATTTTCCCTATTTGTGTATTGAAATGTTCATAGATTCATAACTTGTCAGCATTACctgtaaaacaattttggtgCATGAAGCTGTAACCTAAAGGGAATGCTTTTATTATAACGAAAATGTTGAGGGTAGTTCGAAATTTGAACCGTAGCATTATTGGATGTAATTATTGGCATAGTTATTTAGCACTCAATCATCTCATTCAGAAATGTGTGGTTAGGTTCGTTTCATTGTTGGAGGAGATGGACCTAAACGTGTGAGGTTGGAAGAAATGAGGGAAAAACATTCTCTTCAAGATCGAGTTGAAATGCTAGGTGCCGTGCAACACTCTAAAGTACGATCCGTCCTAATTTCTGGCCATATATTCTTAAACAGGTACGTGtcaatatattctttcacatgatTCCTCTCCTTTCAACTGGAGGGCAGTTTCTctaatttcttttgtttgtgaaaaaaaattaaattgttggGATTTGGTCGTTTACTTTAACCGCTAGTCAAATTGGCTCTCTCTTTAATAGAAATATCACAACAGCTATAATTTGATTCTATCTGAAGTTGAACAGTGGTGTTTCCAAAGGCGCTGATCCTATCAACAAATTGAAACATGAGTAAATTAGGAGCTGCAATAGCATGCAAATACATCGTAGCATAGTTCTTTTTCTGACTAGCTTGTTTTTTCTGACTGGCTTACCATGGAAACTATGGAGAAACGCCACTCAGGCCAATAGTTGTGACTGGCATAGTTCTCATGTATTTGCTTCTGTTGTATGTTTTCCTGATGCGGATTTTACCCTTATTGCAGTTCTTTAACAGAAGCTTTTTGCATAGCGATCTTAGAGGCTGCCAGTTGTGGATTATTAACAGTCAGTACACGTGTAGGAGGTGTCCCAGAGGTATGAAATGTGAAATCTTCCACCTCTTAGTAGAATAGTGTTTGTGGATCTGGACCTTTTAGAGCTTTTAGCTAACCTCATTTGTGTACATAGGTACTTCCAGATGACATGGTTGTACTTGCAAAACCAGATCCTAGTGATATGGTTCAAGCAATAGAGAAGGCAATATCTATACTTCCTACAATCGACCCACAAGAAATGCACAATCGTGTGAGTGCACTCTTTCATTGATTGTGATCTTTAGACAAAGATTACTACTTGTACAGTGGTTAAAATGTGCTTCTTCGTTTCTAGATGAAGGAACTGTACAATTGGCATGATGTGGCGAAACGGACAGAAATTGTTTATGACCGTGCGTTGAAATGCTCAAATCAAAATCTTTTACAGCGACTCTCACGGTGTGTTTTCAGAATTTACATCTAAATTGCATACTCATAGAGATGTTTGGCTGAGTCTGGTTATTATAACAAATTCATTGTGCATAGAAATGTGATCATCTATTCTCTTCATCACATCAATTGCTGTAAAAGCAGAGTGATCTGCTCGAgtttttcttcatcatttggGGTGAAAAGGATGCACCAGTGGTTATTTTTGCATCCCAAAGGCTGAATGTTGTATCTCTAGATCCATTAGCTTAATAGTGATTGCAAACATAGGAGAGGGTGTTTGTGTACTTTCTTGTTATAAAATGTGACACCGGTTTTTAGTTAAGCTGCCTTAATTGGATGGCAAGACGTAAACTTGATCAGGAGGCAGTGATGGATTTAGAACTTCGTGTCATTATTCATCCATCTTGATGTCTCGAGAATGCAGAAACATCTTAGGGGCAAGGGTTGCTAATTACTTAATTTGTTTATTGTAGATACCTCTCGTGTGGAGCTTGGGCTGGAAAGA
Encoded proteins:
- the LOC103446998 gene encoding phosphatidylinositol N-acetylglucosaminyltransferase subunit A-like, which translates into the protein MGERKRHRILMVSDFFYPNFGGVENHIYYLSQCLLKLGHKVVVTHAYNNRSGVRYMTGGLKVYYVPWKPFLMQNTFPTFYGTLPIVRTILIREKISLVHGHQAFSTLCHEALMHARTMGYKVVFTDHSLYGFADAGSIHMNKVLQFTLAEVSQAICVSHTSKENTVLRSGLPPEKVFVIPNAVDTAMFKPAPERLSSHEIVIVVISRLVYRKGADLLVEVIPEVCRLYPNVRFIVGGDGPKRVRLEEMREKHSLQDRVEMLGAVQHSKVRSVLISGHIFLNSSLTEAFCIAILEAASCGLLTVSTRVGGVPEVLPDDMVVLAKPDPSDMVQAIEKAISILPTIDPQEMHNRMKELYNWHDVAKRTEIVYDRALKCSNQNLLQRLSRYLSCGAWAGKIFCLVMIIDFLLWHLLQLWKPEEDIEEVPDFVLSHDQDEGISLDNANHSSR